The following coding sequences lie in one Paucidesulfovibrio gracilis DSM 16080 genomic window:
- a CDS encoding Na+/H+ antiporter NhaC family protein, whose product MNQQSIPPRGSALLPLLLFLALFIGTGTVLTIQGKSMAFYQLSAAVAILPAIALALLMGKEKLDKKISIFLHGVGDINIVTMCVIYLLAGGFASVAKAIGGVDATVNLGLAFIPAELVLPGLFTIAAFVATSMGTSMGTIAAIAPIAAGVGHQTDISIAMLMGTVVGGAMFGDNLSMISDTTIAATRTQNCAMSDKFKMNFRIVTPAALGTLLLLGFLGTSGTVTNIGDWEFIRVVPYLVILGLAVAGVNVFVVLATGIVLAGGVGLTVIPDYSLLQFAQDIYSGFASMHEILVLSMLVGGLGELIRFNGGLQWLLERVNSLARRAGRGNTRRSGEFGIASLVALADACTANNTVAIILTGRLAKEIAADTGVDPRRSASLLDIFSCIVQGMTPYAAQVLLAGSIAGISPVAVVANNWYCMVLAVISIGAITTGLPKIKKQAAESLA is encoded by the coding sequence ATGAACCAGCAATCCATTCCACCGCGTGGAAGCGCTCTGCTTCCCCTTCTCCTCTTTCTCGCTCTATTCATCGGCACGGGAACAGTGCTCACCATTCAAGGCAAGAGCATGGCGTTCTATCAATTGTCCGCTGCGGTCGCCATTTTACCAGCCATTGCTCTGGCCTTACTCATGGGCAAGGAAAAGTTGGACAAAAAAATTTCCATCTTCCTGCATGGCGTCGGTGACATCAACATTGTGACCATGTGCGTGATCTACCTTTTAGCGGGCGGCTTTGCCTCGGTTGCCAAAGCCATCGGCGGAGTAGACGCCACAGTGAACCTGGGCTTGGCATTCATCCCCGCCGAACTCGTCCTTCCGGGGCTTTTCACCATTGCCGCGTTTGTCGCCACGTCCATGGGAACCTCCATGGGGACCATCGCAGCCATTGCTCCCATTGCCGCCGGGGTGGGACATCAAACCGATATTTCCATCGCCATGCTCATGGGGACCGTTGTTGGTGGTGCCATGTTCGGAGACAACCTCTCTATGATCTCGGACACAACCATTGCAGCAACACGCACACAGAACTGCGCCATGAGCGACAAGTTCAAGATGAACTTTCGAATAGTCACCCCCGCAGCTCTTGGCACCCTTCTTCTGCTCGGGTTTCTCGGTACGTCGGGAACGGTCACGAACATTGGGGACTGGGAGTTCATCCGTGTTGTACCGTACCTTGTCATTCTTGGTCTGGCCGTGGCCGGTGTGAATGTTTTCGTTGTGCTTGCCACGGGCATCGTCCTTGCGGGCGGTGTAGGCCTGACCGTCATACCGGACTATTCATTGCTCCAGTTTGCCCAGGACATTTATTCCGGTTTTGCAAGCATGCATGAAATCCTGGTCCTCTCCATGCTGGTCGGCGGCTTGGGAGAGTTGATCCGGTTCAACGGCGGCCTGCAATGGCTATTGGAACGTGTCAACTCGCTTGCTCGCCGGGCTGGCCGTGGAAACACCAGGCGTTCCGGCGAATTTGGCATTGCGTCCCTGGTGGCCCTGGCAGACGCATGCACAGCCAACAACACCGTAGCCATCATCCTTACTGGTCGACTTGCCAAGGAAATCGCAGCGGATACGGGTGTGGATCCTCGCCGAAGCGCCAGTCTTCTGGATATCTTTTCATGCATTGTGCAGGGGATGACCCCCTATGCTGCCCAAGTACTCCTTGCCGGATCCATTGCAGGAATATCTCCGGTGGCCGTGGTCGCCAACAATTGGTATTGTATGGTGCTTGCAGTGATCTCCATCGGCGCCATTACCACGGGGCTTCCTAAAATCAAAAAACAGGCGGCCGAATCGCTCGCCTGA
- a CDS encoding CRISPR-associated helicase/endonuclease Cas3, with protein sequence MRYDYWGKTFLDGDWHHLGHHCLDVAAVAERLLDANPVWAARMADLAPMPTGHVRSLVLFLAACHDLGKFHPGFQRLTSLGEKLGHRRGGYAHHHTEYGLALWEKIWPWDYLDLPDEYSLKPLLTAAFCHHGSPCDTCDLGHSAFSVEADAEAFVREVAARFLCESYEQFREVELEPLSWFTAGLIILADWIGSNEHWFKPVSKWDCFEAYWPVAQGRAADAVDALGLVGAHATDSCEFADLLPHLKGCAPSHMQQAVLDLPEPIGPEMFIIEDLTGGGKTEAALLAAHRSMRFGLASGLYVGLPTMATANAMYERLAQGYRALFDQDIFLALAHGGTFLNETYMSGLCARQGADNDEGGAVSAHWLADSRKKALLAACGVGTIDQALLGVLGAKHQSLRLLGLCRSVLVVDEVHSYDVYTGELLANLLRFHAAMGGSAVLLSATMTSELRRTLAEAWRNGRALAGKNVPEPEQDADPFSVSFPLMTRLTDEKGESIPVATRRTLNVAVESVYDESGMFDALRRAFKAGACACWIRNTVVDVLEAARLLVEEHGLPADRVLVFHSRFTGADRADIEREVLRVFGKESVASDRAEKILIASQVVEQSLDLDFDVLLSDLAPMELMIQRAGRCHRHERSRPVGYETAVMRVLMPEPADDAPGDWYGTMFEKGQYVYPRPAVLWRTARILCSKGAVVLPRDARELVEGCYGDGVLCAPHSMDGREMDAFGKQCADKAVACFGSLDFSGGYSLEDSPWGDDVAAPTRLGEPSHGLRLLRVEDDGVRLWSDDGRGASMDNCVRSEVRVPVRLLSSAHAPQSCASDVSSLMESMPDKGEWCVCLPLCEISPGVWSGSGKDARGVTRTVRYDQRCGLVVD encoded by the coding sequence GTGCGTTACGATTATTGGGGAAAGACGTTTTTGGATGGGGACTGGCATCATCTGGGGCATCATTGTCTGGACGTCGCGGCCGTGGCCGAACGGTTGCTGGACGCGAACCCCGTGTGGGCGGCTCGCATGGCTGATCTTGCCCCCATGCCGACCGGCCATGTGCGTTCCTTGGTTCTTTTTCTTGCCGCGTGTCACGATCTGGGCAAGTTCCATCCCGGCTTTCAGCGTTTGACCTCGTTGGGGGAAAAGCTCGGACACCGTCGCGGCGGGTATGCGCACCATCACACGGAATACGGGCTTGCTCTCTGGGAAAAAATATGGCCATGGGACTATCTTGACCTGCCGGATGAATACTCCCTGAAACCGTTGTTGACGGCCGCATTCTGCCATCACGGATCACCCTGCGATACCTGCGATTTGGGGCATTCCGCGTTTTCCGTGGAGGCTGATGCCGAAGCGTTCGTGCGCGAGGTGGCGGCGCGCTTTCTTTGCGAATCATATGAACAGTTCCGAGAGGTGGAGCTTGAGCCATTGTCGTGGTTCACGGCCGGGCTGATCATCCTTGCGGATTGGATCGGCTCCAACGAGCATTGGTTCAAGCCCGTTTCCAAGTGGGATTGTTTTGAAGCCTATTGGCCGGTTGCGCAGGGGCGGGCGGCCGATGCCGTGGACGCACTCGGGCTGGTCGGGGCGCACGCCACGGATAGCTGTGAGTTTGCGGACCTGCTGCCCCATTTGAAGGGATGCGCGCCAAGCCATATGCAGCAGGCCGTTCTCGATCTGCCGGAACCCATCGGGCCGGAAATGTTCATCATTGAGGATCTGACCGGCGGGGGCAAGACCGAGGCGGCCCTGCTGGCTGCGCACCGTTCCATGCGCTTTGGCCTTGCATCGGGCCTGTACGTGGGGCTGCCCACCATGGCCACGGCAAACGCCATGTATGAACGCCTCGCCCAAGGATACCGGGCCTTGTTCGATCAGGATATTTTTCTCGCCCTCGCGCACGGCGGCACCTTTCTCAATGAAACATACATGTCCGGCCTTTGCGCGCGGCAGGGAGCAGACAACGACGAAGGGGGCGCGGTTAGCGCCCACTGGCTGGCGGATAGTCGCAAAAAGGCTCTGCTGGCTGCGTGCGGTGTGGGTACCATCGATCAGGCTCTGCTGGGCGTGCTTGGGGCCAAACATCAGTCCCTGCGGTTGCTGGGTTTGTGCCGTTCCGTGCTGGTGGTGGACGAGGTGCATTCCTATGACGTTTACACCGGTGAACTGCTAGCAAATCTGCTGCGGTTTCATGCCGCCATGGGCGGTAGCGCCGTGCTGCTCTCGGCCACCATGACGAGTGAGCTGCGCCGGACTCTGGCCGAGGCGTGGCGCAATGGCCGCGCCCTTGCCGGGAAAAACGTGCCCGAACCCGAACAGGATGCGGACCCGTTTTCCGTGTCCTTTCCGCTCATGACAAGGCTGACGGATGAGAAGGGAGAATCCATTCCCGTTGCCACGCGCCGCACGCTGAACGTGGCCGTGGAGTCGGTATATGACGAATCCGGCATGTTCGACGCATTGCGCCGGGCTTTTAAGGCCGGTGCCTGCGCCTGCTGGATTCGAAATACTGTGGTGGACGTGCTGGAAGCGGCGCGGCTGCTGGTTGAGGAACACGGCCTGCCCGCTGACAGGGTGCTGGTGTTTCATTCCCGGTTCACTGGCGCCGACAGGGCCGATATCGAACGGGAAGTGTTGCGCGTGTTCGGCAAGGAAAGTGTAGCGTCCGACCGGGCCGAGAAAATCCTGATTGCCTCGCAGGTGGTCGAGCAGTCCCTTGATTTGGATTTTGATGTTTTGCTGAGCGATCTAGCGCCCATGGAGTTGATGATCCAGCGGGCCGGACGGTGCCACAGGCACGAGCGTTCCCGTCCGGTCGGCTATGAAACCGCAGTGATGCGGGTGCTCATGCCCGAACCTGCGGACGATGCGCCCGGAGACTGGTATGGGACCATGTTCGAAAAGGGGCAGTATGTGTACCCGCGTCCGGCCGTTTTGTGGCGTACGGCCCGGATTTTGTGCTCCAAGGGGGCCGTCGTGTTGCCTCGCGACGCACGGGAATTGGTAGAGGGCTGCTATGGGGACGGTGTTCTGTGCGCCCCGCATAGCATGGACGGGCGGGAAATGGACGCCTTTGGCAAGCAATGCGCGGACAAGGCCGTGGCCTGTTTCGGTTCCCTCGATTTTTCCGGGGGTTATTCGCTGGAGGATTCGCCGTGGGGCGACGACGTAGCCGCTCCCACGCGGTTGGGCGAGCCGAGCCATGGTCTGCGGCTGTTGCGCGTGGAGGATGACGGGGTGCGCCTGTGGTCTGACGACGGCAGGGGCGCGAGCATGGACAACTGCGTGCGTTCCGAGGTGCGCGTACCCGTGCGCCTTCTTTCGTCCGCCCATGCTCCGCAATCCTGCGCTAGCGACGTGTCCTCGCTCATGGAGTCCATGCCGGACAAGGGCGAGTGGTGCGTCTGCCTGCCCCTGTGCGAAATTTCGCCCGGCGTGTGGTCTGGTTCTGGCAAGGACGCCAGGGGCGTGACCAGAACCGTCCGCTATGATCAGCGGTGCGGTCTGGTTGTTGACTGA
- a CDS encoding DUF3343 domain-containing protein has protein sequence MGLRKLLRKIVPGSQGTVRADRGLLIFEHTSEVIRAEQELKRAGYAIKVMGPPPEIQKGCDLVVEYPLIEGLDILRTLEKAGTVPLDVVPVTGPLLSPVDLFQIKDFGRYLMVRAANMKITVEKSGGTIVNVSGGGCPDVPYIAAQLIGRTLEDAPEPREVGHTLCGYALQLAYEEVKRQCSQ, from the coding sequence ATGGGCCTTCGGAAGCTACTCCGAAAGATTGTTCCCGGTTCGCAGGGCACTGTCCGGGCGGACCGGGGACTTCTTATTTTTGAACATACCAGTGAGGTCATTCGGGCCGAACAGGAACTCAAGCGTGCGGGCTATGCGATCAAGGTGATGGGACCGCCTCCAGAGATTCAGAAGGGTTGTGATCTTGTGGTAGAGTATCCTCTTATTGAGGGACTTGATATCCTGCGCACCTTAGAGAAGGCTGGAACGGTTCCATTGGATGTCGTGCCGGTAACCGGGCCGTTGCTTTCTCCCGTGGATTTGTTTCAGATAAAGGATTTCGGACGGTACCTGATGGTGCGCGCCGCGAACATGAAAATTACCGTGGAAAAGAGCGGGGGGACTATCGTGAACGTGTCCGGCGGTGGTTGTCCAGATGTTCCGTACATCGCGGCTCAACTTATTGGACGCACGTTGGAGGATGCTCCTGAACCGCGCGAAGTAGGACATACTCTGTGCGGTTATGCTTTGCAGCTCGCCTACGAGGAGGTGAAGCGCCAGTGCTCGCAGTAG
- a CDS encoding sulfurtransferase TusA family protein, protein MIETVDARGLSCPQPVLDTLAKIVAMGSGKIEVLLDTEASKENVARAAQSKGWRVESVEEDNGEYRLMLAGD, encoded by the coding sequence ATGATTGAGACTGTCGATGCGCGGGGGCTGTCCTGCCCTCAGCCGGTACTGGATACCCTGGCAAAGATCGTGGCAATGGGATCGGGGAAAATAGAAGTCTTGTTGGACACCGAGGCCTCCAAGGAAAATGTGGCTCGTGCCGCGCAATCCAAAGGATGGCGTGTGGAATCCGTTGAAGAGGATAACGGTGAATATCGTTTGATGCTTGCCGGGGACTAA
- a CDS encoding GGDEF domain-containing protein, translating to MRDDALQKILQLTTAVAKGDRQSVQDLLQLTATPGIPAVVAELAEQISSIVVQKEAREFRLEMMIEDLLQAKDQIEEAHRDCLTGLPTRATFFKTLDTICAETEAKQTCLGLLFIDLDRFKQVNDTMGHDAGDALLKNVARRICATLGETDTAARLGGDEFTVILPNLNSPQQAKDLADTILAELKRPFSLPQGQAKIGASIGISLYPAEADRPVTLVKNADIAMYRAKELGRNCCQLYADLGTLL from the coding sequence ATGCGAGATGATGCGCTGCAAAAAATTTTACAATTAACCACGGCTGTTGCCAAGGGAGACCGCCAAAGTGTGCAGGACTTGCTGCAACTCACGGCAACTCCGGGTATCCCCGCTGTGGTGGCAGAACTGGCGGAACAAATTTCCAGTATTGTGGTCCAAAAGGAAGCCAGGGAATTTCGGTTGGAGATGATGATTGAGGATTTGCTTCAAGCAAAAGATCAAATCGAAGAGGCTCATCGCGACTGTTTGACCGGTCTTCCGACTCGAGCGACTTTTTTTAAAACGCTGGATACAATCTGTGCGGAAACCGAAGCAAAGCAAACGTGCTTAGGGCTGCTTTTTATCGACCTGGACCGATTCAAACAAGTCAACGACACCATGGGGCATGATGCCGGAGACGCACTTCTCAAAAATGTGGCGCGGCGAATCTGCGCGACACTCGGAGAGACCGACACGGCCGCCAGATTGGGAGGCGACGAATTTACCGTAATCCTCCCGAACCTCAACTCACCGCAACAGGCCAAAGATCTTGCCGACACCATCCTGGCGGAACTCAAACGCCCCTTTTCTCTGCCCCAAGGCCAGGCCAAAATTGGCGCTTCCATCGGTATCAGCCTGTACCCTGCGGAGGCGGACCGACCTGTTACCCTGGTAAAAAATGCAGATATCGCCATGTACCGGGCCAAAGAACTGGGGCGCAACTGTTGCCAGCTATATGCCGACCTTGGCACCCTTCTCTAA
- a CDS encoding NAD(P)H-hydrate dehydratase codes for MLAVVGTIPDPTIPVLEGTIDFQNGRLAVDGREFSPDRGTPALLAASAVTCRCLQLQPPYAFLVGDEGLGKGSRNIYEYLTRILPQQTFSTLAFHYLQPDVDWHDRILLSIQSLTTFPTLVADAGFMYAAKMSGNAGAYTLFTPDVGELAFLADEMAPHPFYTRGFILQDDEKIQELVVRAYAHQNAAQCLLVKGSTDHIANKEGVLARVSSPSIEAMEAMGGTGDTVTGMACALIESGFDVSRAAWVAAQANRHAGELADLNPASQIGELITHIPAALERALKELQ; via the coding sequence GTGCTCGCAGTAGTGGGGACCATCCCTGATCCGACCATTCCGGTGTTGGAAGGAACAATTGATTTCCAAAATGGACGCCTTGCCGTGGATGGCAGGGAATTTTCCCCTGACCGCGGGACTCCCGCCCTGTTGGCTGCTTCGGCTGTGACGTGTCGTTGTCTGCAATTGCAGCCACCGTACGCCTTTTTAGTAGGAGATGAAGGGTTGGGGAAGGGGAGTCGGAATATCTATGAATATTTGACTCGTATTTTGCCACAGCAAACGTTTTCCACTCTTGCTTTTCATTACTTACAGCCCGACGTGGATTGGCATGATCGGATTTTGCTGAGTATCCAATCGTTGACAACGTTTCCCACGCTCGTGGCCGATGCTGGCTTTATGTACGCAGCAAAAATGAGCGGGAATGCAGGTGCATATACCCTTTTTACACCAGATGTTGGTGAGCTGGCGTTTCTGGCGGATGAGATGGCGCCGCATCCATTTTACACACGTGGTTTTATTTTGCAGGATGACGAGAAAATACAGGAGCTTGTCGTCCGAGCTTATGCACACCAAAACGCGGCCCAGTGTCTGTTGGTCAAGGGGAGCACGGATCACATTGCCAATAAAGAAGGCGTGCTGGCAAGGGTATCAAGCCCGTCGATTGAAGCAATGGAAGCGATGGGAGGAACGGGTGACACCGTAACCGGCATGGCTTGCGCTTTGATCGAGTCCGGTTTTGACGTATCTCGTGCAGCGTGGGTTGCGGCTCAAGCCAATCGTCATGCTGGGGAGTTGGCGGACCTTAATCCGGCCTCGCAGATCGGTGAGTTGATTACGCACATTCCTGCCGCGCTTGAAAGAGCTTTGAAGGAGCTACAATAA
- the yedE gene encoding YedE family putative selenium transporter, translating to MVNFFASRKGIIFVGLVIGCLAALLQYLGNPGNMGICVACFERDIAGAVGLHRAGVVQYMRPEIFGFVLGALGAALVGKDFRPRAGSAPIVRFILGVFAMIGALVFLGCPWRALLRLAGGDLNSLFGLAGLIAGIWVGTLFFKKGYNLGRSQKTYSSVGLIMPLVMVGFLILMFLYPQVSGKAESGVLFYSLKGPGAMHAPLFISLGVGLLVGAIAQRSRFCTMGAFRDLILFRQVHLFSGVLALLAAAFAVNLILGQFNPGFAGQPVAHTQGLWNFMGMVLAGLCFALAGGCPGRQLFMAGEGDGDAAVFVFGMIVGAGFAHNFGLASSPKGVGPHGIAAVFIGLAVCLFIGFTMRKKSA from the coding sequence ATGGTCAATTTTTTTGCCTCGCGAAAAGGAATCATTTTCGTCGGGCTTGTGATCGGGTGCTTGGCAGCTTTGCTCCAGTATCTGGGCAACCCTGGGAACATGGGCATCTGTGTTGCTTGCTTTGAGCGGGATATCGCCGGTGCTGTCGGGCTGCACCGTGCGGGCGTTGTCCAGTATATGCGTCCTGAAATCTTCGGCTTTGTTCTTGGTGCGCTGGGTGCCGCACTGGTCGGCAAAGATTTTCGGCCCAGGGCCGGATCCGCGCCCATCGTCCGATTCATCCTCGGTGTGTTTGCCATGATAGGCGCCCTGGTTTTTTTAGGGTGCCCATGGCGTGCGCTGTTGAGGCTGGCTGGCGGAGATCTCAATTCCCTCTTCGGTCTGGCCGGTCTCATCGCCGGAATTTGGGTCGGCACACTTTTCTTCAAGAAAGGGTATAACCTCGGTCGTAGTCAAAAGACATACTCGTCGGTGGGACTGATTATGCCTTTGGTCATGGTCGGTTTTTTGATTTTGATGTTTCTGTATCCGCAGGTTTCCGGCAAAGCTGAATCAGGTGTGCTTTTTTACAGCCTCAAGGGACCGGGAGCGATGCATGCGCCATTGTTCATCTCTCTGGGTGTGGGGTTGTTGGTGGGAGCCATTGCCCAACGGAGCCGGTTTTGTACCATGGGGGCTTTTCGTGATTTGATTTTGTTCCGGCAGGTTCACCTTTTTTCCGGTGTTCTGGCCTTACTTGCCGCAGCCTTTGCCGTGAACTTAATCCTTGGACAGTTTAATCCTGGGTTTGCCGGACAGCCCGTGGCTCACACCCAGGGTTTGTGGAACTTTATGGGCATGGTCCTTGCCGGTCTTTGCTTTGCTTTGGCTGGTGGTTGTCCTGGACGGCAGCTGTTCATGGCGGGCGAGGGAGATGGCGATGCCGCCGTCTTTGTGTTCGGCATGATCGTTGGCGCCGGTTTTGCGCATAACTTTGGCTTGGCCAGTTCGCCTAAGGGCGTGGGGCCGCACGGTATAGCGGCGGTCTTCATTGGATTGGCTGTGTGTTTGTTTATTGGATTTACCATGCGAAAAAAATCAGCCTAG
- the casA gene encoding type I-E CRISPR-associated protein Cse1/CasA encodes MNYNLLDEPWLPALFGDGRTEWIRPWEIVGDNPPVGLNPQRADFRAALMEFLVGLLQTAFAPADMRTRDRMLGSPPSQKKLREAFAAHREFFNLFGERPRFMQDLTMNEMDKPVSNGIGALLIEQPGGITLRENKDFFIKRGQVEAMCPACAAAALFTLQAFAPAGGRGNRTSMRGGGPLSTLCAGDTLWQSLWLNVAPVKGRGSIEPTSDRGVLASRVYAWAAPTRTSDKNEQVHPQDMHPLHVFWGMPRRIVLREEEAQGPCHVCGREHGLAVREFLSRPNGYNYGPEWVHPLTPYTMEQGKPPLSIKGRSNIDAYSNWLGVVYGEPDAKRHMHAAQCVRNAGRRGSRIGVAGYDMDNAKARQWCEHVFPSFVLLGDEVTFVAEVRGMVAAADQVRRNLLGALKDALVHDAGKNQAKTDMSLFENANNMFWGRTEAAFYENAAQLAALPDRDASLSERDELRLVWGRVLLVESSKLFEENAERFGIPPERMERCVEAHKRMRNYNIKYLRGMEMYPPREA; translated from the coding sequence ATGAACTACAATTTATTGGATGAGCCGTGGCTGCCCGCACTTTTTGGGGACGGGCGGACCGAATGGATACGGCCATGGGAAATCGTGGGCGACAATCCGCCCGTAGGCTTAAATCCGCAACGGGCGGATTTCCGGGCCGCGCTCATGGAATTCCTTGTGGGCCTGTTACAGACCGCGTTTGCGCCTGCGGACATGCGCACCCGGGACCGAATGCTCGGTTCCCCGCCGAGCCAAAAGAAACTACGCGAGGCCTTTGCGGCCCACCGGGAGTTCTTCAACCTTTTTGGCGAGCGCCCCCGGTTCATGCAAGACCTGACCATGAATGAAATGGACAAGCCCGTGAGCAACGGGATCGGGGCATTGCTCATTGAGCAGCCCGGCGGCATCACCCTGCGTGAAAATAAGGACTTTTTTATCAAACGCGGGCAGGTGGAGGCCATGTGTCCGGCCTGCGCCGCGGCCGCCCTGTTCACCTTGCAGGCCTTTGCCCCGGCCGGCGGACGCGGCAATCGCACGTCCATGCGCGGGGGCGGTCCGCTTTCGACCCTGTGCGCGGGAGACACCCTGTGGCAAAGCCTGTGGCTGAACGTGGCTCCGGTCAAGGGCCGGGGGAGCATCGAACCCACTTCGGACAGGGGGGTGCTCGCTTCTCGCGTGTATGCATGGGCCGCGCCCACCCGCACCAGCGACAAGAATGAACAGGTGCATCCGCAGGATATGCATCCCCTGCACGTGTTCTGGGGCATGCCCCGGCGCATTGTGCTGCGTGAGGAAGAGGCCCAAGGACCCTGCCATGTCTGCGGCAGGGAACATGGTCTGGCCGTGCGCGAGTTCCTTTCCCGTCCCAACGGCTACAACTACGGCCCGGAATGGGTGCATCCGCTCACGCCCTACACCATGGAACAGGGCAAACCGCCCCTGTCCATCAAAGGGCGCAGCAACATAGACGCCTACAGCAACTGGCTGGGCGTTGTCTATGGCGAGCCGGACGCCAAGCGGCACATGCACGCGGCCCAGTGCGTACGCAATGCCGGGAGGCGCGGCAGCCGGATCGGCGTGGCCGGGTATGACATGGACAATGCAAAAGCTCGGCAATGGTGCGAGCATGTCTTCCCATCCTTTGTCCTGCTCGGGGACGAAGTGACCTTCGTCGCGGAAGTGCGCGGCATGGTGGCCGCTGCGGATCAGGTGCGGCGCAACCTGCTGGGCGCGCTTAAGGACGCGCTGGTGCATGATGCTGGAAAGAATCAGGCCAAGACCGACATGAGTCTTTTCGAGAACGCCAACAACATGTTCTGGGGCCGCACCGAAGCGGCTTTTTATGAAAACGCGGCCCAGCTTGCTGCCTTGCCAGATCGCGACGCGAGCCTGTCCGAACGGGACGAGCTGCGTCTTGTGTGGGGCAGGGTGCTCTTGGTCGAGTCTTCAAAGTTGTTCGAGGAAAACGCCGAACGGTTCGGCATACCGCCAGAGCGCATGGAGCGCTGCGTGGAAGCGCACAAGCGCATGAGGAATTACAATATCAAGTATTTGCGCGGCATGGAAATGTATCCGCCTAGGGAGGCATGA
- the casB gene encoding type I-E CRISPR-associated protein Cse2/CasB — MMKLDQAFNDNGFWKAVESWWHGLEKDRGQRAGLRRAKSRTEVYVSPAYRNGLVEELASFELGEPDLERLALAAGVLANARHLHKGHFAAVFAREGKGSPDMRDVRFRKLLAVEDGEYDELYRMLVRFVGMCGGVASLGGLIRHTMYWNDQARMNWAREYYPNRSKA; from the coding sequence ATGATGAAATTGGATCAGGCATTCAACGACAACGGCTTCTGGAAGGCCGTGGAATCGTGGTGGCATGGTCTGGAGAAAGACCGTGGTCAGCGGGCCGGTCTGCGCCGGGCCAAAAGTCGCACCGAGGTGTATGTGTCCCCGGCCTATCGCAACGGACTGGTGGAGGAATTAGCTTCGTTTGAACTGGGCGAGCCTGATCTGGAACGGTTGGCTCTTGCGGCCGGTGTGTTGGCCAATGCCCGGCACTTGCACAAGGGGCATTTCGCCGCTGTTTTCGCTCGGGAGGGCAAGGGCTCTCCGGACATGCGCGACGTACGTTTCCGTAAGCTGCTGGCCGTGGAGGACGGTGAATACGATGAATTGTACCGCATGTTGGTGCGGTTCGTGGGTATGTGCGGCGGCGTGGCCAGCCTCGGCGGGTTGATCCGGCATACCATGTACTGGAACGATCAGGCCCGGATGAACTGGGCCAGGGAATACTACCCCAACCGAAGCAAAGCATAA
- the cas7e gene encoding type I-E CRISPR-associated protein Cas7/Cse4/CasC, protein MSRFIQLHVLTTYPASNLNRDDLGRPKTVKMGGCQRLRVSSQSLKRAWRTSEHISGALCDHFGKRTKEVGKYAYFALTNGVTFAESMEDIEATGDLPTLKQAAAAKIARAVAGVFAKNKAEYKAKADKFVKKDFLESLETEQMAHLNPVELAAVGELVETCRETGKEPEKDALDLLRGEANAVDVAMFGRMLASRPEYNVEAAVQVAHAMTVHKAVVEDDFFTAVDDLNRDDPGAGHMGVAEFGAGLFYLYVCVDRDLLLENLGGDENLCNRTLGALARAVYTVSPSGKQNSFASRAVASYCVAEKGDAHARTLAEAFLKPVNGEDMLADALAALETKRESFNAILGEEAESIVCGHGRQTLKDLCDFIAE, encoded by the coding sequence ATGTCCCGTTTCATTCAACTGCACGTTTTGACCACGTATCCGGCCAGCAACCTGAACCGCGACGACCTCGGACGCCCCAAGACCGTGAAGATGGGCGGGTGCCAGCGGTTGCGTGTTTCCTCCCAGAGCTTGAAACGCGCATGGCGCACCTCGGAGCACATCTCGGGCGCGCTGTGTGATCATTTCGGCAAGCGTACCAAGGAAGTCGGCAAATACGCGTATTTTGCCCTGACAAACGGTGTGACCTTTGCGGAAAGCATGGAGGACATTGAGGCAACGGGCGATCTGCCAACCCTGAAGCAGGCGGCCGCCGCCAAGATCGCGCGCGCTGTGGCGGGCGTGTTTGCCAAGAACAAGGCGGAATACAAGGCCAAGGCGGACAAGTTTGTGAAAAAGGATTTCCTTGAATCCCTCGAAACCGAGCAGATGGCCCACCTGAACCCCGTGGAACTGGCGGCCGTAGGCGAGCTGGTGGAGACCTGCCGCGAGACAGGCAAGGAACCGGAAAAAGATGCGTTGGATCTTTTGCGCGGTGAAGCCAATGCCGTGGATGTGGCCATGTTCGGCCGAATGCTGGCCAGCCGTCCGGAATACAACGTGGAGGCCGCTGTGCAGGTGGCGCACGCCATGACCGTTCACAAGGCCGTTGTGGAGGACGATTTCTTCACCGCCGTGGACGATCTGAACCGCGACGACCCCGGGGCCGGGCACATGGGCGTGGCTGAGTTCGGCGCGGGCCTCTTTTACCTGTATGTGTGCGTGGACCGCGACCTGCTGCTGGAAAACCTCGGTGGCGATGAGAACCTTTGCAACCGCACTCTTGGAGCGTTGGCGCGGGCCGTGTACACGGTGAGTCCCTCGGGCAAGCAGAACAGCTTTGCCTCCCGCGCCGTGGCTTCCTATTGCGTGGCGGAAAAGGGCGACGCCCATGCGCGCACCCTTGCCGAGGCGTTTCTCAAGCCCGTGAACGGCGAGGATATGCTTGCGGACGCCCTTGCCGCGCTCGAAACCAAACGCGAGAGCTTCAACGCCATACTGGGCGAGGAGGCCGAATCCATAGTTTGCGGCCATGGCCGGCAAACTTTGAAAGACCTTTGTGACTTCATCGCGGAGTAA